In Coregonus clupeaformis isolate EN_2021a unplaced genomic scaffold, ASM2061545v1 scaf3431, whole genome shotgun sequence, one genomic interval encodes:
- the LOC121577432 gene encoding 5-hydroxytryptamine receptor 3A-like: protein MVTIVSPAPCLRCKVVVNCTNPNTISLLAALENVMTLSSIRPVMNLSTPTIISMHFTLYGILGVEEKEQLLYTYIWLVKEWENEFFSWDPVQCGTTEISLPRERFWSPDVVINEFMDENRAPIVPYVYIKHTGKVLDAKPVRVVSSCNLDIYTFPFDVQNCTFTFRSYIHHVSDIRMILGKKVEDILKSSRSVLSTEGEWELMDIKSRKYKLSEIDQGESNPYDELCFYIVLRRRATLYVVNLLIPSCLLITVDLFSFLLPPQNVDRSSFKMTLILGYSVFLLIVNDLLPVTGNTIPLINVFFAICLALMVASLLETILITNLLVGSSNFHPVPGWVRVLVLRFMGTLVWLPQKSREDMIILNPVAGETDVKVCPLVMLERQVQRGEPGEKGAEAADPALAELRKLGNDLQSIRLQVAQHVDGNQISQDWMQVGYIIDRLLFGVYGIFITFSFIVILSIWSNSYSR from the exons ATGGTTACCATTGTTTCCCCAGCGCCATGCCTGAGATGTAAGGTAGTGGTGAACTGCACCAACCCCAACACCATATCCCTTCTGGCCGCACTGGAGAACGTCATGACGTTGTCCTCCATACGACCTGTCATGAACCTCTCAACCCCCACCATCATCAGCATGCACTTCACTCTCTACGGCATCCTGGGTGTG GAAGAAAAAGAACAACTGCTGTACACCTACATTTGGCTGGTGAAG GAGTGGGAGAATGAATTTTTCAGCTGGGACCCAGTCCAATGCGGCACAACCGAGATTTCTCTCCCCAGGGAAAGGTTCTGGTCACCAGATGTGGTAATCAATGAATT TATGGATGAAAACAGAGCTCCCATCGTCCCTTATGTGTACATTAAGCACACTGGTAAAGTGCTAGACGCCAAACCTGTCAGAGTGGTTAGCTCCTGTAACCTGGACATCTACACCTTCCCCTTTGACGTCCAGAACTGCACCTTCACCTTCAGATCCTACATCCATCACG TGTCGGACATAAGGATGATCTTAGGGAAGAAGGTGGAGGACATCCTGAAAAGCTCCAGGAGCGTGTTGTCCACTGAAGGGGAGTGGGAGCTGATGGACATCAAATCCAGGAAGTACAAGTTATCAGAAATCGATCAGGGAGAAAGCAACCCCTATGATGAGCTCTGCTTCTAT ATTGTCCTGAGGCGCAGAGCCACCCTCTACGTGGTGAATCTCCTGATCCCCAGCTGCCTCCTCATCACTGTGGATCTCTTCAGCTTTCTGCTGCCTCCCCAGAATGTGGACCGCTCCTCCTTCAAGATGACCCTTATTTTAGGCTACTCAGTCTTCCTGCTCATCGTGAATGACCTGCTGCCCGTCACAGGAAACACCATCCCACTGATAA ATGTGTTCTTCGCCATCTGCTTGGCTCTGATGGTGGCCAGCCTGCTGGAGACTATTCTCATCACTAACCTCCTGGTCGGCTCCAGTAACTTCCACCCAGTGCCTGGCTGGGTCCGAGTGCTCGTCCTGCGCTTCATGGGCACCCTCGTCTGGCTGCCTCAGAAATCCAGAGAGGACATGATCATCCTCAATCCAGTTGCAGGAG AAACAGACGTGAAAGTCTGCCCTCTAGTGATGCTGGAGAGACAGGTTCAAAGAGGAGAACCAGGTGAGAAGGGGGCAGAGGCAGCCGATCCAGCCCTGGCGGAGCTGAGGAAGCTGGGCAATGACCTGCAGTCCATCCGCCTACAGGTGGCCCAGCATGTGGACGGGAACCAGATCTCCCAGGACTGGATGCAGGTGGGCTACATCATCGACCGACTGCTGTTTGGCGTCTACGGCATCTTCATCACCTTCAGCTTCATCGTCATCCTCAGCATTTGGAGTAATTCGTACTCCAGGTAA